From the Raphanus sativus cultivar WK10039 unplaced genomic scaffold, ASM80110v3 Scaffold2328, whole genome shotgun sequence genome, one window contains:
- the LOC108844956 gene encoding uncharacterized protein LOC108844956 — translation MAMYIRVKRMKATYFIQCDRAATVLDFKQKLFTLIEQPVSNQRLILMSTEEVLEDSKSLAEQKVSNILNVSYICNNCSSLKI, via the exons ATG GCCATGTATATTCGTGTGAAGCGCATGAAAGCTACTTACTTTATCCAATGCGATCGCGCAGCGACTGTTTTGGATTTTAAGCAGAAACTCTTTACCCTCATCGAGCAACCAGTCAGCAATCAGCGTCTCATCTTAATGTCTACAGAAGAAGTATTAGAGGATTCCAAATCTCTAGCAGAGCAGAAGGTATCAAACATTTTGAATGTCTCATACATATGCAACAATTGTTCAAGTTTAAAGATCTAG
- the LOC108844948 gene encoding peroxidase 67-like isoform X1: protein MELCNEQRTMLIVVLIVIMWSCCYSHAQLSSDFYKQSCPSLFYVVRREVQRAVTRERRMAASLLRLFFHDCFVNGCDGSILLDDTSLSMGEKTAGPNNNSVRGFDVVDKIKSRVERVCPGVVSCADILAITARDSVLLLDGPGWSVKLGRRDSTTASFSTANSGVIPPPTSTLNNLINRFRAQGLSSRDMVALSGAHTIGQARCVTFRDRIYNESNNIELSFALSRQRSCSADSGSSDNNEATLDIHSPGRFDINYYRQLLNHRGLLTSDQVLYSGGSTDSLVVSYSRSLNAFYRDFVRAMVKMGDIKPLTGSNGEIRNNCRRPN from the exons ATGGAGTTATGCAATGAGCAGAGAACTATGTTAATTGTGGTGTTGATTGTAATAATGTGGAGCTGTTGTTACAGCCACGCCCAGCTGAGCAGTGACTTCTACAAGCAAAGCTGTCCCTCATTGTTTTATGTGGTGAGACGCGAGGTGCAGCGAGCGGTGACCAGGGAGCGCCGCATGGCTGCTTCTCTCCTCCGGTTATTCTTTCATGACTGTTTTGTCAAT GGGTGTGACGGATCAATATTGTTGGACGACACTTCCTTATCTATGGGAGAGAAAACGGCAGGCCCAAACAATAACTCTGTGAGGGGATTTGACGTGGTTGACAAAATCAAGTCCAGGGTTGAGAGAGTATGCCCAGGCGTCGTCTCATGCGCAGACATTCTTGCTATCACTGCCCGTGACTCTGTCCTCCTC TTGGACGGGCCAGGTTGGAGCGTCAAACTTGGAAGAAGAGATTCCACCACGGCGAGCTTCTCAACCGCCAATTCAGGCGTTATACCTCCTCCAACATCTACTCTCAACAACCTCATCAACCGTTTTAGAGCACAAGGTTTATCCTCACGCGACATGGTCGCCCTCTCTGGCGCACACACTATTGGACAAGCTAGATGCGTCACTTTTAGAGACCGTATCTACAACGAAAGCAACAACATCGAACTTTCTTTCGCCTTGTCTAGACAAAGGAGCTGTTCGGCTGACTCTGGCTCTAGCGACAACAATGAAGCCACTCTTGATATCCACTCTCCTGGAAGGTTTGACATCAACTACTACAGACAGCTTCTCAACCACAGGGGTCTACTCACTTCGGACCAAGTTCTTTACAGCGGCGGTTCAACTGACTCGCTTGTCGTGTCTTATAGTCGTAGTCTGAACGCCTTTTACCGCGATTTTGTGAGGGCTATGGTTAAGATGGGCGATATCAAACCACTCACTGGATCCAATGGTGAGATCCGTAACAACTGTCGCAGACCCAATTGA
- the LOC108844948 gene encoding peroxidase 5-like isoform X2, whose amino-acid sequence MELCNEQRTMLIVVLIVIMWSCCYSHAQLSSDFYKQSCPSLFYVVRREVQRAVTRERRMAASLLRLFFHDCFVNGCDGSILLDDTSLSMGEKTAGPNNNSVRGFDVVDKIKSRVERVCPGVVSCADILAITARDSVLLVGASNLEEEIPPRRASQPPIQALYLLQHLLSTTSSTVLEHKVYPHATWSPSLAHTLLDKLDASLLETVSTTKATTSNFLSPCLDKGAVRLTLALATTMKPLLISTLLEGLTSTTTDSFSTTGVYSLRTKFFTAAVQLTRLSCLIVVV is encoded by the exons ATGGAGTTATGCAATGAGCAGAGAACTATGTTAATTGTGGTGTTGATTGTAATAATGTGGAGCTGTTGTTACAGCCACGCCCAGCTGAGCAGTGACTTCTACAAGCAAAGCTGTCCCTCATTGTTTTATGTGGTGAGACGCGAGGTGCAGCGAGCGGTGACCAGGGAGCGCCGCATGGCTGCTTCTCTCCTCCGGTTATTCTTTCATGACTGTTTTGTCAAT GGGTGTGACGGATCAATATTGTTGGACGACACTTCCTTATCTATGGGAGAGAAAACGGCAGGCCCAAACAATAACTCTGTGAGGGGATTTGACGTGGTTGACAAAATCAAGTCCAGGGTTGAGAGAGTATGCCCAGGCGTCGTCTCATGCGCAGACATTCTTGCTATCACTGCCCGTGACTCTGTCCTCCTC GTTGGAGCGTCAAACTTGGAAGAAGAGATTCCACCACGGCGAGCTTCTCAACCGCCAATTCAGGCGTTATACCTCCTCCAACATCTACTCTCAACAACCTCATCAACCGTTTTAGAGCACAAGGTTTATCCTCACGCGACATGGTCGCCCTCTCTGGCGCACACACTATTGGACAAGCTAGATGCGTCACTTTTAGAGACCGTATCTACAACGAAAGCAACAACATCGAACTTTCTTTCGCCTTGTCTAGACAAAGGAGCTGTTCGGCTGACTCTGGCTCTAGCGACAACAATGAAGCCACTCTTGATATCCACTCTCCTGGAAGGTTTGACATCAACTACTACAGACAGCTTCTCAACCACAGGGGTCTACTCACTTCGGACCAAGTTCTTTACAGCGGCGGTTCAACTGACTCGCTTGTCGTGTCTTATAGTCGTAGTCTGA